A genomic region of Megalobrama amblycephala isolate DHTTF-2021 linkage group LG6, ASM1881202v1, whole genome shotgun sequence contains the following coding sequences:
- the en1a gene encoding homeobox protein engrailed-1a isoform X2, with amino-acid sequence MEEQRDQSEDDTVSLPSPPAAHHTHRTTNFFIDNILRPDFGCRRERGAGAHASDRGVRGIAVRRAPCPDSNCSSDSVSSSASSTVSSPVSSRHSRVDEADRGNAAKFGLVSVSSVTLNSPGETSSPSKDTLWPAWVYCTRYSDRPSSGPRTRKLKKKKNDSEDKRPRTAFTAEQLQRLKAEFGASRYITEQRRQALARELSLNESQIKIWFQNKRAKIKKASGYKNGLAMQLMAQGLYNHSTTTVQEEDGN; translated from the exons ATGGAAGAGCAGCGGGACCAGAGTGAAGATGACACCGTTTCTCTGCCCTCTCCGCCGGCTGCGCACCACACGCACAGAACCACAAACTTTTTCATTGACAACATCCTCAGACCGGACTTCGGCTGCAGAAGGGAGCGGGGTGCAGGCGCGCACGCGTCGGACAGGGGAGTGCGGGGTATTGCTGTGCGCCGCGCGCCTTGCCCGGATTCCAACTGCAGCAGCGACAGTGTTTCATCATCAGCCTCCTCCACCGTTTCGTCTCCAGTAAGCAGTAGGCATTCCAGGGTAGACGAGGCCGATAGAGGGAACGCAGCGAAATTTGGGCTTGTCTCAGTGTCATCTGTTACTTTGAACAGCCCAGGTGAAACCTCCTCGCCCAGTAAAGACACCCTGTGGCCCGCCTGGGTTTATTGCACGAGATACTCTGATCGGCCTTCATCTG GCCCAAGGACCCGGAAattgaaaaagaagaaaaacgaCAGTGAGGATAAACGACCCAGAACGGCGTTCACAGCTGAGCAGCTCCAGAGACTGAAGGCTGAGTTCGGGGCGAGCCGCTATATCACGGAGCAGAGGCGGCAGGCCCTGGCGCGAGAGCTCAGCCTCAATGAGTCGCAGATTAAAATCTGGTTCCAGAACAAACGCGCTAAAATCAAGAAGGCCAGCGGATACAAGAACGGCCTGGCGATGCAGCTAATGGCGCAGGGACTGTACAACCATTCCACCACCACCGTTCAAGAAGAGGACGGCAACTAG
- the en1a gene encoding homeobox protein engrailed-1a isoform X1: MEEQRDQSEDDTVSLPSPPAAHHTHRTTNFFIDNILRPDFGCRRERGAGAHASDRGVRGIAVRRAPCPDSNCSSDSVSSSASSTVSSPVSSRHSRVDEADRGNAAKFGLVSVSSVTLNSPGETSSPSKDTLWPAWVYCTRYSDRPSSVSTQGPRTRKLKKKKNDSEDKRPRTAFTAEQLQRLKAEFGASRYITEQRRQALARELSLNESQIKIWFQNKRAKIKKASGYKNGLAMQLMAQGLYNHSTTTVQEEDGN; encoded by the exons ATGGAAGAGCAGCGGGACCAGAGTGAAGATGACACCGTTTCTCTGCCCTCTCCGCCGGCTGCGCACCACACGCACAGAACCACAAACTTTTTCATTGACAACATCCTCAGACCGGACTTCGGCTGCAGAAGGGAGCGGGGTGCAGGCGCGCACGCGTCGGACAGGGGAGTGCGGGGTATTGCTGTGCGCCGCGCGCCTTGCCCGGATTCCAACTGCAGCAGCGACAGTGTTTCATCATCAGCCTCCTCCACCGTTTCGTCTCCAGTAAGCAGTAGGCATTCCAGGGTAGACGAGGCCGATAGAGGGAACGCAGCGAAATTTGGGCTTGTCTCAGTGTCATCTGTTACTTTGAACAGCCCAGGTGAAACCTCCTCGCCCAGTAAAGACACCCTGTGGCCCGCCTGGGTTTATTGCACGAGATACTCTGATCGGCCTTCATCTG TCTCCACACAAGGCCCAAGGACCCGGAAattgaaaaagaagaaaaacgaCAGTGAGGATAAACGACCCAGAACGGCGTTCACAGCTGAGCAGCTCCAGAGACTGAAGGCTGAGTTCGGGGCGAGCCGCTATATCACGGAGCAGAGGCGGCAGGCCCTGGCGCGAGAGCTCAGCCTCAATGAGTCGCAGATTAAAATCTGGTTCCAGAACAAACGCGCTAAAATCAAGAAGGCCAGCGGATACAAGAACGGCCTGGCGATGCAGCTAATGGCGCAGGGACTGTACAACCATTCCACCACCACCGTTCAAGAAGAGGACGGCAACTAG